GGCCGATGGCGCCGGGATAGAGAACCGCCGGCTGTGGGTCCATGTTATAGCGGATTTTGGCCAGGACCTCCACAGGTTCATCACCCGTGAGGACCCCGTGCCAGGTCGGGTTCTCGAAGCACACCTCGCGCCTGAGCAGGTCGCGGTCATGCCCAACGACGACCCGGTTGTGGGCTGGATCAAGCTTGAGCACGTAGAGCGGCCTACCGTCGGGTGAGGGCATTCGCACCCCCCGGCGCTGGCCCACAGTGAAGTCGGCAACGCCGCCGTGCTTTCCCAGGACTTCGCCGCCGGTATCGACGATCTCACCTTCCTCGAAATCCTCCGGGCGCACGCGGCGCAGGAACTCGCGATAGCCCCCTGCTTCGCTGACGAAGCAGATCTCCTGGGAGTCGGGCTTATCGGCGAGGTGCAGGCCCAGCTCTTTCGCGAGGCCACGTGCGTGGGCCTTGCTGGGGACTTCACCCATCGGGAACAGGGTTGCGTTCAACTGATCTTGGCCAAGCATATAGAGAACGTAGCTTTGGTCCTTGTCTTTGGCCCTCGCTCTCATCAGCCGCACATGTCCGGTTTCGCGGTTCGTGCGGGTCCTCACATAGTGGCCGGTCACGAGCTTCCGGCACCCGAACTCGCGCATCTTGTCGAGCAGCACTTCAAACTTCACTTCCTTGTTGCATTGCACACACGGGTTCGGGGTTCGTCCGGCCAGGTATTCCGAGATGAAATTATCAATAACGGATGTGCGGAAGGCGTCTCGGAAGTTCAGCACGTAGTGGGCGATGCCCAGCTTTCGGGCTACTCGGCGTGCATCCTCAACGGCTCCGAGGGAGCAACATCCGGAGTGCCGCGGGTCGGTCTGGCTCTCCTGCCAAATCTGGAGGGTGACGCCAATGACCTCATAGCCGCGACCGACGAGGAGGGCTGCAGCGACGCTGCTGTCCACGCCGCCGGACATCGCGACCAAAACGGGGCCCTTGCTTCTACTTGGCGCCATTGCCCTTGAGGACCCTGCCATAGGGCTCGGCCTCCAGCTTGGTGAACAAGTCCTGGCCCGTCAGGACGGCCGGCGGCTGCCCCTCCATCATCACGATGAAACTGGGGGTCACGGTGAGACCCATTTGGTTGGCCGCCTTGAGGTCCTTGTACATGCGGTTCCAGGGCTCGCTCTCCTGGTTCTTGACGTCCAACATGGCGTCGTCCGTGTCCAGACCCAGGTTCTTCAAGACGTTCAAGTAAAAGTCAATGCTTTTGACCTCTTTCGGGGCCACTGAATAGACCTGGTCGATGTATTGCCAGAACTTGTTGTTCTTGCCGGCAAACTCGGCGAGGATCGCCGCCGTTGCCGCGTAAGGGTGACGTTCGTGAAGCGGAAAATGCCGGAAAACGTAGCGAATATTGGGCTTGTGCTTCTCGATGAACTGTTCAATGACCGGGTACATCTCTTGGCACATATCGCAGCAAAGATCGCCGAACTCGATAAGCGTGATCGGCGCCTCTTTCGGCCCGCTGATGTGGGCGTATTCGGGCACGAGGAATTTCACGGGGTCTTCGCCGAGCTTGGAAGGTTCGATGACGACCGTGTCGCCCTTGCCAAGGTTCGAGGCGCTGAACCATAGGGCGCCGACGAGAGCGATGCCAAGCGCTCCTACGACCACGACGTCGGTCTTGGAGCGGGGCGCTGCGGCGGCCACAGGCTCTGAATCCGCCTCCGGCGCGCGCGCGCCCTTTCGCGCGGCGTTGGACCACTGCTGCCACTGAACCCCGTAGAGCAGGAAGATGACGGTGATCGTCACTGCGTGGGCGAAGCACCAGGGGCAGAATAGGTGGACCGAGGCCGTGTAGATCTGAAGCCCGATGCTCATCAAGGTGGCCAACGCAGAAAGCGCATAGCCGATCTTGAGCGAGGCTGCGGCTTGCTCCGGCTGCCGCCCGCGAAGGAAAGCCATGGCGCCGAGCACCAGGTAGAGGCCTACTCCCAAGAGGGCTATGGGGATGGGGCCGACTTGGGAAATGGGCAGTTGGGCGACCTGTTCGCAACCGCTCGAAACACCGCACGGGAGCTTGATCTTGATGAGGTGCTCAAGGCTGAGCATGCCGGTGATGAACAATCCGGCAAAGCACAGGATGAGATTGATGCGATTGAGAAGGGCCTGCTTCACGGCGAATGATTATAGCTCCTGTAGGGTGTGGAGGCTGGTGAGCCACTCCCACCGAATAACCGGTGGCGCGCCGTACAGGTTCCCGTCGGGGCGCGGAAAGGTATCCTCTGTTGGCTCAAACGCGGTCCCAATTGAGGATGTCCACGCTGATCTCACCAGGTTCGATAGCGGCACGCGCCATGCCAAAGGCAAAGCGAGGCACGTACTACGTGCAGACCTGGGGCTGCCAAATGAACGAGGAGGACAGCGAGCAGCTCGCGCTCAGGCTGGAGAGCATCGGGTTCGTTCCGGCCGAGGGCATCCTGGACGCACACGTGATCCTGCTGAACACTTGCAGCGTGCGCAAGAAGCCCGAGGACAAGGCGTTTTCCATGCTCGGCGAGCTGGCGATGCTCAAGGCCCGGCGGCCGGAAGTCATCATCGGGGTGTGCGGCTGCATGGCTCAGATTCGTAGTGACGAGATCAGGAGGCGCGCGCCCCATGTGGACTTCGTCGTCGGCACCGCTCAGATCGAGAGCGTGCCGGGGTTGGTCGAGGAGGTCGCCCAGCTTCGGAAGTTCCAGACTCGGCTGGATCTTCCCGAGCGCAAAGGCGCCGTGGTTGAGAACGTGCCGCAGAGGTTGTTTGGGGCTGTCGAGGGACAAATGGACCAAGGGACCGAGGGACGGGGAGAAGGTCCGAGGTCCGAGGTCCGAGGTCGGGACGAAGAGGGACGGAGGGACGGAGGGACGGAGGAGCCGGAAGAGGGTCTGGGGGCCGGGGTCTGGGGTCTGGAGGAAAAGGGACAAAGGGACGGAGGGACGGTCGGACTGGGACTGGGCATTTCGCACTCCGAAATCCGCAATCCGCAATCAATACGGTCCGACTGGCTGGCCAACCGCCACCCGCAAGCCTCGAAGCGCACAGGTTCAAAGAAGCTCAAGGCGTTCGTGCCCATCCAATACGGCTGCGACAAGTTCTGCACCTTTTGCATCGTGCCGACGACCCGAGGCCGCGAGCGTAGCCGCCCCGCCGAGCACATCGTCGCCGAGGTCCGAACGCTCGCCGCGCAGGGGACCAAAGAGATCACCCTGCTGGGCCAAACCGTCAACAGCTACGGCAAGAACCTGGCGGAGGGTCGTGTGCCATTCAGCAAGCTGCTCTGGCTGCTGGAGGGCATTCCCGGCTTGGTGCGGATCCGCTACACGTCGCCCTATCCGCGCGACTTCAAGGAAGATCTTGTCTCCTGCATTCGCGATAATCCGAAGGTCATGGAGCACGTTCACTTGCCTCTTCAATCGGGAGACGATGAGGTCCTCCAGGCGATGAAGCGCGTGTATTCGGTGGAAGGGTTCTTGGAGATTGTGGCGTCGCTTCGAGAGGCGGTCCCGACGATCGGCATCACGACGGACATCATCGTTGGATTCCCGGGTGAGACCGAGGAGCAGTTCGAGCGGACCCTAGAGATCGTCCGCGAGGTTCGGTTCGATGGCGCGTTCATGTTCGCCTATTCGCCGCGTCCGGGCACGCCGGCTTCGAAGATGCCCCAGGTACCGGCG
This genomic interval from Armatimonadota bacterium contains the following:
- a CDS encoding thioredoxin domain-containing protein, which translates into the protein MKQALLNRINLILCFAGLFITGMLSLEHLIKIKLPCGVSSGCEQVAQLPISQVGPIPIALLGVGLYLVLGAMAFLRGRQPEQAAASLKIGYALSALATLMSIGLQIYTASVHLFCPWCFAHAVTITVIFLLYGVQWQQWSNAARKGARAPEADSEPVAAAAPRSKTDVVVVGALGIALVGALWFSASNLGKGDTVVIEPSKLGEDPVKFLVPEYAHISGPKEAPITLIEFGDLCCDMCQEMYPVIEQFIEKHKPNIRYVFRHFPLHERHPYAATAAILAEFAGKNNKFWQYIDQVYSVAPKEVKSIDFYLNVLKNLGLDTDDAMLDVKNQESEPWNRMYKDLKAANQMGLTVTPSFIVMMEGQPPAVLTGQDLFTKLEAEPYGRVLKGNGAK
- a CDS encoding MiaB/RimO family radical SAM methylthiotransferase, translated to MSTLISPGSIAARAMPKAKRGTYYVQTWGCQMNEEDSEQLALRLESIGFVPAEGILDAHVILLNTCSVRKKPEDKAFSMLGELAMLKARRPEVIIGVCGCMAQIRSDEIRRRAPHVDFVVGTAQIESVPGLVEEVAQLRKFQTRLDLPERKGAVVENVPQRLFGAVEGQMDQGTEGRGEGPRSEVRGRDEEGRRDGGTEEPEEGLGAGVWGLEEKGQRDGGTVGLGLGISHSEIRNPQSIRSDWLANRHPQASKRTGSKKLKAFVPIQYGCDKFCTFCIVPTTRGRERSRPAEHIVAEVRTLAAQGTKEITLLGQTVNSYGKNLAEGRVPFSKLLWLLEGIPGLVRIRYTSPYPRDFKEDLVSCIRDNPKVMEHVHLPLQSGDDEVLQAMKRVYSVEGFLEIVASLREAVPTIGITTDIIVGFPGETEEQFERTLEIVREVRFDGAFMFAYSPRPGTPASKMPQVPAADKRTRLHELVALQTEITVQQNSAWIGKTMEVLVEGPSPKNPNLLQGYSREFKMVHFEGPQSWKGDLVQVVGVEAHLWGLTGKAA
- the mnmA gene encoding tRNA 2-thiouridine(34) synthase MnmA, with product MAPSRSKGPVLVAMSGGVDSSVAAALLVGRGYEVIGVTLQIWQESQTDPRHSGCCSLGAVEDARRVARKLGIAHYVLNFRDAFRTSVIDNFISEYLAGRTPNPCVQCNKEVKFEVLLDKMREFGCRKLVTGHYVRTRTNRETGHVRLMRARAKDKDQSYVLYMLGQDQLNATLFPMGEVPSKAHARGLAKELGLHLADKPDSQEICFVSEAGGYREFLRRVRPEDFEEGEIVDTGGEVLGKHGGVADFTVGQRRGVRMPSPDGRPLYVLKLDPAHNRVVVGHDRDLLRREVCFENPTWHGVLTGDEPVEVLAKIRYNMDPQPAVLYPGAIGRLVFKRPVRAVTPGQFAVAYKGQTVVGGGAIVP